The Halomonas sp. 7T genome contains a region encoding:
- a CDS encoding succinylglutamate desuccinylase yields the protein MLGQWLDWTLDEESPSPRIGRFPSGTYHLHGPGILELTPNTAHPGAHACVFSAAIHGNETAPVELVGEWLSALEANTLSLGAPVLVILGNIPALKAQKRFITTNLNRLFKRELDEQGSEPDRARELMEAVDAFFARYHALPKLHYDLHTAIRGSLYTRFVVEPYAETVTNAQQWAWFAAADMQAVLHQHQHSWTFSHYSKYYHHAQAFTFELGRVAPFGENDMDALAPMLTLLSALSAGEEPPKKPSETMAFFKVQHELMRQAEAFSLCFDDDVPNFSRFEPGTCLAKDGVAGDFVVQETPLHVVFPNAHVEIGARAALLVVPYQPA from the coding sequence ATGCTAGGCCAATGGCTCGACTGGACGCTCGACGAGGAATCCCCTTCTCCGCGCATCGGCCGCTTTCCCAGCGGCACTTACCATCTTCACGGGCCAGGTATTCTGGAGCTAACGCCCAATACTGCCCACCCTGGCGCCCATGCCTGCGTTTTTTCTGCGGCCATCCACGGCAATGAAACCGCGCCGGTGGAGCTTGTGGGTGAATGGCTCAGCGCTCTGGAAGCCAACACGCTGTCATTAGGTGCACCCGTACTAGTGATTTTGGGCAACATTCCCGCGTTAAAAGCACAGAAACGTTTTATCACCACCAACCTCAACCGGCTGTTCAAGCGAGAGCTTGACGAACAGGGCAGCGAGCCGGATCGGGCGCGGGAACTAATGGAAGCGGTGGATGCGTTCTTCGCCCGCTACCACGCGTTACCCAAACTACACTACGACCTGCACACCGCCATACGCGGCAGTTTATACACGCGCTTTGTGGTCGAGCCATATGCAGAAACTGTCACCAACGCACAGCAGTGGGCATGGTTCGCCGCGGCCGACATGCAGGCTGTGTTGCATCAGCACCAACACAGCTGGACGTTCTCCCACTACAGCAAGTACTACCATCACGCCCAGGCGTTTACCTTTGAGCTTGGCCGCGTCGCCCCGTTTGGCGAGAACGATATGGACGCTCTGGCACCGATGTTAACCCTGCTAAGTGCGCTCAGCGCAGGCGAAGAACCGCCGAAAAAGCCGTCAGAGACCATGGCTTTCTTCAAAGTGCAGCATGAACTGATGCGCCAAGCGGAAGCCTTTAGCCTCTGCTTTGACGACGACGTGCCCAACTTCAGCCGCTTCGAACCCGGCACCTGCCTAGCCAAAGACGGCGTGGCGGGTGACTTTGTAGTACAAGAAACGCCGCTGCACGTAGTGTTTCCTAATGCCCACGTAGAAATCGGCGCACGGGCAGCGCTGCTGGTGGTGCCCTATCAACCGGCGTAG
- a CDS encoding hemerythrin domain-containing protein yields MTIFEALRKDHDIQRELLARLVETHGDSEERDVLYQQVRAELKYHANAEERALYIPMMDIDLTQEKARHSVAEHHEIDELIELLDETEYSATHWLTHAKQLQHLVTHHLDEEEQEVFQLAGRGLQENQKSSLAKEYQQEMKRQRAG; encoded by the coding sequence ATGACGATTTTCGAAGCGCTGCGCAAAGATCACGATATTCAGCGGGAGCTGCTGGCACGCTTGGTAGAAACCCATGGCGATAGTGAAGAGCGCGACGTGCTGTACCAGCAGGTGCGCGCCGAGCTGAAGTACCACGCCAACGCGGAAGAGCGCGCACTGTATATCCCTATGATGGATATTGACCTGACTCAGGAAAAAGCGCGCCATAGCGTGGCCGAGCACCACGAAATCGATGAACTAATTGAGCTGTTGGACGAGACTGAATATAGCGCCACTCACTGGCTCACCCATGCCAAACAGCTGCAACATTTAGTGACCCACCACCTGGATGAAGAGGAGCAAGAGGTATTTCAGCTGGCAGGACGGGGCCTTCAGGAGAATCAAAAATCCTCCCTAGCCAAAGAGTATCAACAAGAGATGAAGCGACAGCGGGCAGGCTAG
- the wrbA gene encoding NAD(P)H:quinone oxidoreductase: MTKVLVLYYSMYGHIDTLAAAVAEGAKGVDGVEVTVKRVPETMPDEAFKNAGGKQDFTTPEATPQELADYDAVIFGTPTRFGNMAGQMRTFLDQTGGLWANGALRGKVASVFTSTGTGGGDEMTITSTWTTLAHHGMVIVPIGYGIEEQFDISKVSGGTPYGAATLAGGDGSRQPDERELKIARFQGKHVAEIAAKLAS; encoded by the coding sequence ATGACGAAGGTACTGGTGCTTTATTATTCCATGTATGGCCATATCGATACCTTAGCAGCCGCTGTGGCGGAAGGAGCAAAGGGTGTTGATGGCGTAGAGGTCACGGTGAAACGCGTGCCCGAAACCATGCCAGATGAGGCGTTCAAAAACGCGGGCGGCAAGCAAGATTTCACCACGCCAGAAGCCACCCCCCAGGAGTTGGCCGATTACGATGCCGTTATATTTGGCACGCCGACGCGCTTTGGCAACATGGCTGGCCAGATGCGTACCTTCCTCGACCAAACCGGTGGCCTATGGGCGAACGGCGCGCTGCGTGGCAAGGTAGCCAGCGTGTTCACATCAACCGGCACCGGCGGTGGCGATGAGATGACCATTACCTCTACCTGGACCACGCTGGCCCACCACGGCATGGTGATTGTGCCGATTGGCTACGGTATTGAGGAGCAGTTTGATATTTCGAAAGTGAGCGGTGGCACGCCTTACGGCGCCGCCACGCTGGCTGGTGGCGATGGCTCTCGCCAGCCGGATGAGCGCGAGCTAAAAATCGCCCGTTTCCAGGGCAAACACGTCGCTGAGATTGCCGCTAAATTGGCAAGCTAA
- a CDS encoding tartrate dehydrogenase produces the protein MAHRIAVIAGDGIGTEVMPEGIRALEATAKRFNIDLEFTTFEFGSCDYYLEHGKMLPDDWFEQLKGFDALFYGAVGWPDKVPDHISLWGSLLQFRRQFDQYINLRPCRLMPGIKSPLAGRKPGDIDFYVVRENTEGEYSSVGGKMYEGTEREIVIQETVMSRTGVDRVLKYAFDLAQTRPRKKLTSATKSNGISITMPYWDERVAEMAKQYPEIAVDKFHIDILTANFVLHPDWFDVVVGSNLFGDILSDLGPACTGTIGIAPSANINPEGKFPSLFEPVHGSAPDIAGKGIANPIGQIWSGAMMLEHLGYKEAGDAMVDAIEAVLSEGDSQVLTRDVGGQGTTESLGSAIAARILG, from the coding sequence ATGGCCCATCGTATTGCAGTCATCGCTGGTGACGGTATCGGTACCGAAGTGATGCCGGAAGGTATTCGCGCCCTGGAAGCCACCGCCAAGCGTTTCAATATCGACCTGGAGTTCACCACGTTCGAGTTTGGTAGCTGCGACTACTACCTGGAACACGGCAAAATGCTGCCCGACGACTGGTTCGAGCAGCTAAAAGGCTTTGATGCGCTGTTTTATGGAGCGGTAGGCTGGCCGGACAAAGTGCCCGACCACATTTCGCTGTGGGGCTCGCTGCTGCAGTTCCGTCGCCAGTTTGATCAATACATCAACCTGCGCCCCTGCCGATTAATGCCCGGCATTAAAAGCCCGCTGGCGGGCCGCAAGCCCGGCGATATCGATTTTTACGTGGTGCGTGAAAATACCGAGGGCGAGTACTCCAGCGTCGGCGGCAAGATGTATGAAGGCACCGAGCGTGAAATCGTTATTCAGGAAACGGTCATGAGCCGTACCGGCGTTGATCGCGTACTGAAGTATGCCTTCGACTTAGCGCAAACCCGCCCGCGCAAAAAGCTCACCTCGGCCACGAAGTCCAACGGCATCTCCATCACCATGCCCTACTGGGACGAGCGCGTAGCCGAGATGGCCAAGCAGTACCCAGAGATAGCTGTGGATAAGTTCCACATCGATATTTTGACCGCTAACTTTGTCCTGCATCCGGATTGGTTTGACGTGGTCGTAGGCAGCAACCTGTTTGGCGATATTCTTTCCGACTTAGGCCCGGCTTGCACCGGCACCATTGGCATTGCGCCTTCGGCTAACATCAACCCAGAAGGCAAATTCCCCAGCCTGTTCGAGCCGGTTCACGGCAGTGCGCCGGATATCGCGGGTAAAGGCATTGCCAACCCCATCGGCCAGATTTGGTCGGGTGCGATGATGCTAGAACACCTGGGGTATAAAGAAGCGGGCGATGCGATGGTCGATGCTATTGAAGCCGTGCTGAGCGAAGGCGACAGCCAAGTACTGACCCGCGACGTGGGCGGCCAGGGCACCACCGAAAGCCTAGGCAGCGCCATTGCCGCGCGGATTCTCGGCTGA
- a CDS encoding LysR family transcriptional regulator, whose protein sequence is MMLDDLAFFQQLARAGSLTATARELGLSLSAVSKRLKQLEARLGVTLAARTTRRLTLTAEGERYLTQGGLILEELQTLESALSDTASHGLNGRLRTNATFGFGRRHIAPLLSRFCAQHPAIESWLELTNFPLNLSDHGFDVGIRIGEPPDSRLVARRILPNRRVLCAAPRYIATMPALNGPNDLAQHSCLVIRENDSDFPLWRFEHRHLPQRQAVKVSGQLASNDGEVITRLALDGHGVMLRSWWDVNEHLASGALQPLLPDWQGVRADFYAVFAHRRHIPARISALIDFLQREMAGRVPALPDG, encoded by the coding sequence ATGATGCTGGATGATCTCGCCTTTTTTCAGCAGCTTGCTAGGGCAGGGAGCTTAACCGCCACGGCTCGTGAGCTTGGGCTGTCGCTCTCGGCCGTCAGCAAGCGCTTAAAGCAGCTTGAAGCCCGGCTGGGCGTCACGCTGGCGGCACGCACCACCCGCCGCCTGACGCTGACCGCTGAAGGAGAGCGCTATCTCACCCAGGGCGGGTTGATTTTAGAAGAGCTGCAAACGCTGGAAAGCGCGCTCAGCGATACCGCCAGCCACGGGCTAAACGGACGGCTGCGGACGAACGCTACCTTTGGCTTTGGCCGGCGGCATATTGCGCCGCTGCTGTCGCGCTTTTGTGCCCAGCACCCGGCCATAGAGAGCTGGCTGGAGCTAACCAATTTCCCGCTGAATTTAAGCGACCACGGTTTTGATGTGGGTATTCGCATTGGCGAACCCCCCGATTCTCGCCTGGTGGCACGGCGTATTCTGCCCAACCGGCGGGTACTGTGTGCCGCGCCGCGTTATATCGCCACGATGCCTGCATTGAACGGGCCAAATGATCTTGCCCAGCACAGCTGCCTGGTGATTCGTGAAAACGACAGCGATTTCCCGCTGTGGCGTTTTGAGCACCGCCACCTGCCGCAGCGCCAAGCGGTGAAAGTGAGCGGGCAACTGGCCAGTAACGATGGCGAGGTGATTACTCGGCTTGCGCTGGATGGCCACGGGGTGATGCTGCGCTCCTGGTGGGATGTGAACGAGCACTTGGCCAGCGGGGCGTTGCAGCCTTTATTACCCGATTGGCAGGGGGTGCGGGCCGACTTTTATGCGGTGTTTGCACACCGCCGCCATATTCCGGCGCGCATCAGCGCGTTGATTGATTTTTTACAGCGGGAAATGGCGGGCCGGGTGCCCGCCTTGCCAGATGGCTAA